In Dermacentor variabilis isolate Ectoservices chromosome 1, ASM5094787v1, whole genome shotgun sequence, the genomic stretch ATTGTTTATGCTGAACACAGTAGCGAACTTGTTGCCGCTACGTTTCACTTAGACCCGCTAGCAACGTAGATGAGGCTTTCCTGACACGCACGCGATCTGACTGCTCCCTGCCTCTGCAGCCGGTGCACAAGGAGGACAACGATCTCTGCAACGAGCTGACCCGCGAGCTAGAACGCGCCGCACAGCTGAGCCTGGCGCTCAGCAGGAAACAGGCAGCTGAAGCTGGGGCGCAGCAGCAACAGAACCAACATCGGCAGCAGCAGGTGGTGGAGCAGGAGGAAGCCGAGGCCGTGGCCGATCTGCTGCGGCGATATCGCGCCGTTGTGGACGTCAGCGACCTGTGGATGACCACGGACGTTCGGTTGCTCACACGCATGCTCAGCACACGCGCTCTCGAGGACGACACGTGGTTGCGCGAACTCGAGGATTTGGTGAGCGTCAAGATGGAGCTGCTGTCCAACTTGCGCGATGCTGTTAACAAGCTGCGCAAGATCAAGGACAGCACGCGCAACTTCGCCCGCGAAGCCGACGGGAATGGGAGACGTTGACCGTGCGCCCGACCGCGCACGCTCAAAATTTCCGGCTGGCCTAGAGACGCCAAACGGGGCGGGTTGATAGCTCGGAATCACGGTCGAGGTTTCTTGCGTCCACATCTTTAGCATCCTGCCACCTTGGCGCCAACAGACAGTACCCAACTCGACATAACAGTGAACCGgtttctcattttttttaaataaatgttattGTACGCAAACAGCGATCAAGGTTGTGATTAATCACCCAGTGCACTCGAAGCTGTGCAACTTAAATATTCAGATAACCTTTTTCACCTAAGGAATCACTGAGACATAGATATGTGTATATCTAGCTTATTCAGGACTACTGTGTTGAAATTTTAGTTTCATTTTAGTAAAGGCGCATGAAACGAACAACAAAGTACAGAATAAAATCAGCAAGCCTGCACCGGCTAATAACTAAGCGTTCACTAGTAAACGCAAGAAGCTGCAGAAGCAATACACGCAGTATTGCTTCTGCAGGGGAGGCTGCTGAAACCTTCCACATCCAACGGTACCCTTGTGCGTTCGCCGTGCCTCTGCGGAGTTACatgactttctttctttatctcgtAATTTATTTCACGGGCCTTTTCCTGAATAAACCAAAGCGAATGAACTGCACTTGAAACGTGGGGCGCATAAGCATTTTCTCACGAAAATGAAACTACCGTCTCGTCAGCCTGATAGGTTAACTGCTAGCGATCACAATGAAGGTTAGAGGTGCGTATGCATGGTACAACCCAACCAGGCAACAGCTGTGGTGCGTGGCGTAAAGTTCAGGTGTACTCAGGATCGTAGACGTCGCACTTGGAATGGTAGCATTAAACCGAGTAAGCAGCAATGTAAGCACTTCGATAAATTCTGCATGGGAAATGCGAGCCTACGCACAGGTGGCGGCACAAAAAAAGTAAGCATGGGGTGCCATTCTTGCGAACATAACGCGTGTTGCAGTAATGCGGACTGCGTCATGGTGTCTGCGGGCATCGTTTCGTAATAACGTGTGCAGCGGAAAGCGCATGCGCATGGAGTATTCGCGAAACGCATGCAACCGCTGGTCAAAGTGGTAGAACTGTGTGATAGACCTTAAGATTGTCGCTGAAATTGCTCAGCCGAAGCAAAATGGGTTTTTGCGTATAGTGCGTGTCCATACATCGGCGAAATGCTCTAGTCCACCCCTCGTTTCAGATACAGTAAGCGTTTACCACTCATGATGTAATGACAGCGCGCGCGAAACGAGGTACGAATATATAGGAGGGACATAGGCAGCGCTGACTTCCCATTGGTTTTCTTTTTATCAAAGCGCCCACATTTATAGTCGGCACAGTACAATAAACACAGTTAACACCACTCTTGCCATGCACCGAAACACAttttctttcaaagaaaatgTGTTTCTGGTGCATAGCGCAAACTGCGTTATTTCTGCTGCGTCGACTATAAAAGTGGGCTCTTTGATAAAAATAAAGCAAGTTGGAAGTCATCATTGCGTATGTATCTTCCACGTTCGTCGCTCGTTTAACACGCTATTATTATGTCATCATGATCAGCCAACTAGTCCAAATTTCCCCCCTAGTTTACCAGTGATCGTACAGATATTAATTTGAAATGGTTCATTGAATTGAAAAGTGTTTAGTAGATTTAATGTAAGCCTTGTTAACCAGCTTTTATTTTCCCATCCAATAAAATACTGTTCTAGATTTCTGATATCAGTATCAGCTTGTTTTTGTTATAGCTTGTGCGTTATGAGGTGTGTTTTAAATGATTATTTGGACGACAACACTTAAGCCACTCTTGCTGAAACTGTCCTCCTCAAGCTGCTATTGTGTTC encodes the following:
- the LOC142572173 gene encoding uncharacterized protein LOC142572173; this encodes MSELGLPQEDALRPGVNVDIRRTDGRVHPAVVSAVRSRLVTVEWFENGQTKGKDVDRQTLVALNPALARASPQLPSHRKDSAASIGGAPVLHRKATAASLPCAPVHKEDNDLCNELTRELERAAQLSLALSRKQAAEAGAQQQQNQHRQQQVVEQEEAEAVADLLRRYRAVVDVSDLWMTTDVRLLTRMLSTRALEDDTWLRELEDLVSVKMELLSNLRDAVNKLRKIKDSTRNFAREADGNGRR